The DNA window GCTGAGGCCGCCGGGGGTGCCTTGGCGGCCGTGTTGAGCACGTTAATAATCCGACCCCATTTTCGCTCTTTCATTCCAGGCCAAACCAACCTGCTCATTCGTATCGCGGCGAACAGTTTGAGGTCGAGGTCCGCCTGCCAAATCTCGTCGGTGACCGTCTCGAAGGCCATTGCCCGAGATGTCCCGGCGTTGTTGACCAGAATATCGACCTTTCCAAAGTCAGAAATGACTTTGTCGAAAGCCGTCTTGATTTCAGAGGCCTTTGAAACATCGCAGACGTAATCGCGTACGTTGAGACCTTCGCCCACCAGCGACGCTCGAGCGGTCTGCAAGGTTTCTGCTCCTCTCGCAAGGATAGCAACCGTCGCCCCCGATTTTGCCAGGGCCCGCGCAACAGCGAGCCCGATACCCTTGCTGCCCCCCGTCACAAGGGCAACCTTATCTTTTATATTCAAGTCCATTTTGGGCTACCTCGGCCATGCGGGTTTATTGCGGTGCTCACCTTGTAAGCCAATTGTCGATATTACGACATTCTGAAATGCGCTACGGTCGCCTGGTTGGCGGCTCTGGCGGCAGACGGGCGCAAGACGCGATGGAGCCACGCCGTTTAGGTTGTTTGGCGGGCACTTTCAGCCTCTCGTATCACTGGACCTGCTCGACACGCTTCCTGTGCCCTATCTATCTGGGGTCTGGGGAGCGGCGCCGTCATGAAAGGGCACGGATATGTTATTGCGTCGCGGCGGTTTAGTCGAAATTCTCCTTGTGGCGTCAAACGCCTAACTTATTATCATTGTGGGCGGGTGCGTGAATTGCCCGCCCTCTCGCCAAAGTTCACGGGAGCATGATGATGAACCTGACTCGTCGAGGCTTCATTAAACTCACGGGGGCAGGACTGGCGGCGTCCAGCCTTGGTGCTCTCGGATTTGGCTACGCCGGTGAGGCGCTTGCCGCCGCGGTTCGGCCATTCAAGCTGACCGCGACGACCGAGACCCGCAACACCTGCACTTATTGCTCCGTCGCCTGCGGCATTCTCATCTACAGCATGGGCGACCGTGCGAAGAACGCCCGGTCCAACATCATCCACATTGAGGGCGATCCGGACCATCCGGTCAATCGCGGGACGCTATGCCCCAAAGGCTCCGCGTTGCTCGATGTCGTCCATGCGCCGACCCGGCTCACGGCTCCGCGGCACCGTGCGCCCGGAAGCAACGAATTCAAGGAAGTCTCCTGGGATTTCGCGCTCGACCGCATCGCGCGGCTGATGAAGGACGATCGCGACAAGAATTTCATCGCCAAGGACAAGGCCGGTACCACGGTCAATCGATGGATCAGCACAGGCATGCTGGCGGCGTCCGCCTCTTCCACCGAAACGTCCTATGCGACCTGGAAGGTCGTGCGCTCGCTCGGCATGGTGGTGTTCGACAACCAGGCGCGTGTCTGACACGGACCGACGGTGGCCAGTTTGGCCCCATCATTCGGTCGCGGTGCAATGACCAACACCTGGCAGGACATCAAGAATGCCAATGTGGTCGTCGTCATGGGCGGCAATGCCGCCGAAGCGCATCCATGTGGCTTCAAATGGGTGATTGAGGCGAAGATCGAAAATGCCGCCAAGCTGGTAGTGATCGATCCGCGTTTCACGCGCACCGCTTCGGTCGCCGACATGTACGCGCCGATACGACCCGGAACGGATATCGCGTTTCTTAGCGGAGTGATCCGCTATCTGCTGGAAAAGGATGCGATCCAGCACGAATACGTGCGGGCCTACACCAATGCCGGGCTGATCGTGAAGGAGGAGTTCGGCTTCGTCGACGGGCTGTTCAGCGGCTACAACGAGGAAAGCCGCAGCTACGACAAATCGAGCTGGGACTACGAACTCGATGAGCAGGGTTTTGCCAAGGTAGACGACACCTGGCAGAACCCGCGTTGCGTCATCAACCTGCTGCGCACGCATGTCGAGCGGTATACGCCCGAAATGGTGTCGCGCATCTGCGGCACGCCGCAGGACAAATATCTGCAGGTTTGCGAAATGATCGCCACGACGGCAGCGCCCGACAAGGCGATGACGAGCCTGTTCGCACTTGGCTGGACGCAACATTCGGTCGGCTCTCAGAACATCCGTACGATGGCGATGGTCCAATTGCTGCTCGGCAACATCGGCGTGGCCGGCGGCGGGATGAACGCCCTGCGCGGCCATTCGAACATCCAGGGACTGACCGACGTCGGCCTGCTGTCGAACCAGATGCCCGGATACATGAACTTGCCGACCGACAAGGAGGAGACATTCGACGAGTACATGCAAACGCGGCAGTTCAAGCCGCTACGTCCGGGCCAGATCAGCTATTATCAGAACACCCGCAAGTTCTTCGTCAGTTTCCAGAAGGCGATTTATGGCGACGCCGCGCGGGCGGACAACGACTGGGCCTACGACTTGCTGCCGAAGCTCGATATCCCGCTCTACGACATCATCAAGGCGTTCGAGATGATGGATAAAGGTGAGATGAACGGCTACATCTGTCAGGGCTTCAACCCGTTGCAGGCCTTTCCCGACCGAGGAAAGATCCGCCGTGCGCTCGGGAAGCTGAAGTTCCTGGTCACCATGGATCCGCTGGATACGGAAACTTCGCGCTTCTGGGAAGATTTCGGTCCGCAAAATCCATCCGATCCGGCCCGCGTTCAGACCGAAGTCTTCCAATTGCCGACGACGTGCTTTGCCGAGGAGAACGGCTCGCTGGTCAATTCATCCCGCTGGCTGCAATGGCACTGGAAGGCGGCTGACGGGCCGGGTGAGGCGCAGTCCGACATCTGGATCATGAGCGGAATCTTCCACCGGATGCGCGAACTGTATCGCAAGGAAGGTGGTGCGTTCCCCGATCCGATCCTGAATCTGACCTGGGATTACACCGACCCGACCGATCCCAATCCGGAAGAACTGGCCAAGGATATGAACGGCCGGGCGCTGGTCGATCTCAAGGACGCAACCGGTGCGGTGACAGTGCATGCCGGGAAGCTGCTCGATGGCTTTGCCCAGTTGCGGGATGACGGCACGACCACATCCGGCTGCTGGATCTTCTCGGGCTGCTATACCGAGAAGGGTAACCAGATGGCGCGGCGTGACGCGACCGATCCGCGCGAGCAGGGCATCGCGCCGAACTGGGCCTGGGCATGGCCGGCCAACCGGCGAATTCTCTACAATCGCGCCAGCGCCGATCTCGAGGGCAAGGCCTGGAATCCGAAGAAGCCGATCATCGAATGGAATGGCACCGAGTGGACCGGCCTCGACGTGCCTGACTATACGCCAACGACGAAGCCGTCCGATGCAGTCGGTCCTTTCATCATGAACGCCGAGGGCCTCGGGCGGCTGTTCGCTCGCGATCTGATGGTGGAGGGGCCATTTCCCGAGCATTACGAACCGTTCGAATCGCCATCGGAGAATGTCCTGCATCCGAAGGTTCGCTCTAATCCGGCCGCGCGCGTCTTCGCCGACGACATGGCTGCATTCGGCAAAGCGGCCGATTATCCTTACGTGGCGACCACTTACCGGCTGACCGAACATTTTCACTTCTGGACCAAGCATGCCCTGATCAACGCGATCCTGCAGCCGGAGGAATTCGTCGAGATCGGCGAAGTCCTGGCAAAGGAGAAGGGGATTGCCCAAGGCGGCTGGGTGCGTGTCTCGTCGAAGCGCGGCTTTGTGGTGTGCAAGGCCTACGTCACCAAGCGCATCCGTCCCATGGCAGTGAATGGCAATTCCACACATGTGATCGGCGTGCCCCTGCATTGGGGTTTTACCGGTCAGGCGCGGAAGGGATATGGCGCCAACACGCTGACCCCGTCCGTGGGAGACGCCAATACGCAAACGCCGGAGTTCAAGGCGTTCCTGGTCAATGTCGAAGCGACGAGCGCCCCCGTGGCTTGAAGGAGCAGTCAAATGGCGGATCTCCAATCGCAGGACTACATACGGCGCTCGGCGTCGACGCTGACGCCGCCGTCGGTCCGCAATCACGAACAGGAAGTCGCCAAGCTCATCGATGTCAGCCGCTGCATCGGCTGCAAGGCGTGCCAGTCCGCCTGCATGGAGTGGAACAATCTGCGGCCGGAGATCGGGTACTTCGAAGGCTCCTACGATAACCCGATGGACTTGAGCCCGAGCGTGTGGACGCTGATGCGATTCACCGAATGGGAGGACGAAAAGGGCAACCTCGAATGGCTGATCCGCAAAGACGGCTGCATGCACTGCGAGGACCCTGGTTGCCTGAAGGCCTGTCCGGCTCCCGGCGCGATCGTGCAATACGCCAACGGCATTGTCGATTTCGTCAGCGACAATTGCATCGGCTGCGGTTACTGCGTGAAGGGTTGCCCGTTCGATATTCCCCGCATCAATCCGGTGGATCACAAATCCTACAAATGCACCCTGTGCTCGGACCGGGTCGGCGTTGGTCTCGAGCCGGCTTGCGTCAAGGCTTGTCCGACCGGCGCGATCATGTTCGGCACCAAGAGCGATATGACCGATTGGGCCGGAGAACGGATCAAGGATCTCAAATCCCGCGGTTTCGAGAATGCCGGGCTCTATGATCCGCCGGGCGTGAGCGGCACGCATGTCATGTATGTCCTGCACCACGCGGACAAGCCGTCGATCTATGCGGGTCTTCCCGACAAGCCGCGCATCAGTGCTTTCGTCGAATTCTGGAAGGGCATCATCAAACCGGTGGCGCTGGCGGGTCTCGCGTTTACGGCTCTCGCCGGTTTCTTCCACTGGATCACAGCCGGACCGAACGAAGTACAGCCCGAGGACGAAGCCGAAGCGCAGCGCCTGTTGCATTCAGCGGATGGACCGCCATGACATATCCCAAGGGAACCATCATCCGTTATTCAGCCGCGAGCCGGATCAACCACTGGATCACCGGCGGCTGTTTTGTGCTTCTGGTGTTGTCCGGGCTTTCGATGTTCCACCCGATGCTGTTCTTTCTTTCGGCATTGTTCGGTGGCGGCCAATGGACGCGCGCCGTTCATCCCTGGATCGGAACGGTACTGTTGGTCAGTTATACCGGTCTCATCATTCAGTTCTGGCGCGACGAACTATGGACGCGTGACGATCTCGCGTGGAGCAAGGCCATCGCCCACGTTCTCGTCAATGAGGAAGAGGGGGTTCCGGAAGTGGCGCGTTTCAACGCCGGCCAGAAGTTTGTGTTCTGGGCCATGGCTCTCCTGGTACCGGTGCTTTTCTTCACCGGTCTTGTCATATGGGAAGTCTATTTTTCATCCTACACGACAATCGAACAGCAGCGGATCGCCTTGCTGATTCATAGTCTGGCGGCCATCGGAGCCATTATCGTGTGGATCATCCATGTTTACTCCGGTATCTGGATCAGAGGCTCGATGCGGGCGATGATGCATGGCTATGCAACGCCGGGTTGGGCCTACCGGCACCATCGCAAATGGTTTCGGCAGTTGGTCGAAATCGGATCGCGGGGTCCGGTGCCGAACACCGATGCTGCGCCGATGAGGAAGAATTCGTGAAACAGGGCGGGTTCGCGCCACAGGGAAAGTGGACAGGAAGCGCACTGGGGGGCGTGAAAGCGCCGGACGCGCTGATCCTGCCCAATCCCGGCAAGCGATTTTCCGACACCGCGACACGGCTGGAAACGTTGGCCATTGGCCATCCGATGGAAGACTGGCTGCGCTTCATGGCGAAGCTGGCTCACGGCCAGCACGCGGCGGTTACCACACTTTCGCCTCTCGCCGGTCTCGAACAGTCCGTTGTCGAGCAGGCGGTCGATGCACGCATGCCTCCGCTCGCCGCGGACGGACATCGCAGAGACCCCGCCTGGCGCGATGGACTCGCGGTGCTTCTCGATCATTTTGACAACGGCTCGATGCCGCCGCAGGTGCAAGCGGTCGTCGCCCAGTTGCGTGCGCGCGGTGCCGTCGCGATCGAAAACCTGGCCGATGAATTTCTTCACGGCAATGTCGAAGCTGCCGACGCCGGTCCCGTATTGTATGTCGCGGCGGCGCTCCAGGTTTATTTTACCCGCATGGCCGCAAGCCTGCCTGCATCGGCGCTTCGATTGCTGCCGCAGCGCGGCCTGTGCCCGGGTTGCGGGTCGACGCCGATTGCCGGACTTGTGACGGCGACCGGACAAACGCCCGGCGCGCGTTACCTTTATTGCTCGCTGTGCTCCACGGCGTGGAACCATGTCCGGACGGTATGCATCACCTGCGGCGAGTCACGCACCGTTTCCCTTGAAGGGATCGAAGGCGATGCCGGCAT is part of the Bradyrhizobium canariense genome and encodes:
- the fdnG gene encoding formate dehydrogenase-N subunit alpha, translating into MNLTRRGFIKLTGAGLAASSLGALGFGYAGEALAAAVRPFKLTATTETRNTCTYCSVACGILIYSMGDRAKNARSNIIHIEGDPDHPVNRGTLCPKGSALLDVVHAPTRLTAPRHRAPGSNEFKEVSWDFALDRIARLMKDDRDKNFIAKDKAGTTVNRWISTGMLAASASSTETSYATWKVVRSLGMVVFDNQARVUHGPTVASLAPSFGRGAMTNTWQDIKNANVVVVMGGNAAEAHPCGFKWVIEAKIENAAKLVVIDPRFTRTASVADMYAPIRPGTDIAFLSGVIRYLLEKDAIQHEYVRAYTNAGLIVKEEFGFVDGLFSGYNEESRSYDKSSWDYELDEQGFAKVDDTWQNPRCVINLLRTHVERYTPEMVSRICGTPQDKYLQVCEMIATTAAPDKAMTSLFALGWTQHSVGSQNIRTMAMVQLLLGNIGVAGGGMNALRGHSNIQGLTDVGLLSNQMPGYMNLPTDKEETFDEYMQTRQFKPLRPGQISYYQNTRKFFVSFQKAIYGDAARADNDWAYDLLPKLDIPLYDIIKAFEMMDKGEMNGYICQGFNPLQAFPDRGKIRRALGKLKFLVTMDPLDTETSRFWEDFGPQNPSDPARVQTEVFQLPTTCFAEENGSLVNSSRWLQWHWKAADGPGEAQSDIWIMSGIFHRMRELYRKEGGAFPDPILNLTWDYTDPTDPNPEELAKDMNGRALVDLKDATGAVTVHAGKLLDGFAQLRDDGTTTSGCWIFSGCYTEKGNQMARRDATDPREQGIAPNWAWAWPANRRILYNRASADLEGKAWNPKKPIIEWNGTEWTGLDVPDYTPTTKPSDAVGPFIMNAEGLGRLFARDLMVEGPFPEHYEPFESPSENVLHPKVRSNPAARVFADDMAAFGKAADYPYVATTYRLTEHFHFWTKHALINAILQPEEFVEIGEVLAKEKGIAQGGWVRVSSKRGFVVCKAYVTKRIRPMAVNGNSTHVIGVPLHWGFTGQARKGYGANTLTPSVGDANTQTPEFKAFLVNVEATSAPVA
- a CDS encoding SDR family oxidoreductase, which encodes MDLNIKDKVALVTGGSKGIGLAVARALAKSGATVAILARGAETLQTARASLVGEGLNVRDYVCDVSKASEIKTAFDKVISDFGKVDILVNNAGTSRAMAFETVTDEIWQADLDLKLFAAIRMSRLVWPGMKERKWGRIINVLNTAAKAPPAASAPTSVSRAAGMALTKVLAGEGGEHNILVNALLVGLIVSDQWVKRHAATAPNIEFSDFTRNLAKGVPLGRMGTTEEFANLACFLASDLGSYITGTAINVDGGRSPVV
- a CDS encoding formate dehydrogenase subunit gamma, with amino-acid sequence MTYPKGTIIRYSAASRINHWITGGCFVLLVLSGLSMFHPMLFFLSALFGGGQWTRAVHPWIGTVLLVSYTGLIIQFWRDELWTRDDLAWSKAIAHVLVNEEEGVPEVARFNAGQKFVFWAMALLVPVLFFTGLVIWEVYFSSYTTIEQQRIALLIHSLAAIGAIIVWIIHVYSGIWIRGSMRAMMHGYATPGWAYRHHRKWFRQLVEIGSRGPVPNTDAAPMRKNS
- the fdhE gene encoding formate dehydrogenase accessory protein FdhE; translation: MKQGGFAPQGKWTGSALGGVKAPDALILPNPGKRFSDTATRLETLAIGHPMEDWLRFMAKLAHGQHAAVTTLSPLAGLEQSVVEQAVDARMPPLAADGHRRDPAWRDGLAVLLDHFDNGSMPPQVQAVVAQLRARGAVAIENLADEFLHGNVEAADAGPVLYVAAALQVYFTRMAASLPASALRLLPQRGLCPGCGSTPIAGLVTATGQTPGARYLYCSLCSTAWNHVRTVCITCGESRTVSLEGIEGDAGIVKAETCNDCHTYAKMIYLAQDMKADPFADDLASLGLDVLVAEAGWSRHAPNPLLLVG
- the fdxH gene encoding formate dehydrogenase subunit beta yields the protein MADLQSQDYIRRSASTLTPPSVRNHEQEVAKLIDVSRCIGCKACQSACMEWNNLRPEIGYFEGSYDNPMDLSPSVWTLMRFTEWEDEKGNLEWLIRKDGCMHCEDPGCLKACPAPGAIVQYANGIVDFVSDNCIGCGYCVKGCPFDIPRINPVDHKSYKCTLCSDRVGVGLEPACVKACPTGAIMFGTKSDMTDWAGERIKDLKSRGFENAGLYDPPGVSGTHVMYVLHHADKPSIYAGLPDKPRISAFVEFWKGIIKPVALAGLAFTALAGFFHWITAGPNEVQPEDEAEAQRLLHSADGPP